CGGCGATCCAGGGCGACCAGGTCGAGGTCGTGGGCGCCGACGGCGTGACCGGGCGCGTGCAGGCCGATCACGTCTTCCTGCTCACCGGCTTCGCGCCTAACGTGGCACTGCTGCGCGAGGCGGGGGTGCCGATCGACGCCGAGACGGGCATCCCGTCGCACGACCCCGCCACGCTGGAAACGAGTGTCCCCGGGCTCTTCATCGCGGGGGTCGTGACGGCGGGCTACGATGCCAACAAGGTCTTCATCGAGAATGGGCGCTTTCATGGCGACTTCATCGCGGCGCGCCTGCAGGGTTCGGCGCCGCCACCGCCGCCACGGTTGAGCCGGGAGCTGGATACGTAGGGACGGGAGACGGGAGACGGGAGTTCGGGGTACACGGCGCGGCGGAGTGCAGCTGTCCGTGTTGCCGGCTTTTTCGACCTCTCATTTCGTCAAGGCACGCGCCACTGGTTGGTCCACTCGCGAGGCACAACATGGACGATCTCGTTACGCGACGGCGGTTTCTGGCGGATGGGGTGACGTGCACGGCGCACCTGGCGCTGGCCGCCGCGCTTGCACCTGACGCGGTGCGGCGATTGTGGGCGCAGGCGCGTAGCGGCGTGGTGATCGCCACGGAGCCGTTCGGTCGCCTGGAGCAGGTGGCCGAGGGGGTGTGGGCACTCATCTCGACGCCGCTCGGCGGGTCGTTCGTGACGGTCGCCAACGGGGGGCTGATCGCCGGGAAGTCGGGGGTGCTCGCGATCGAGGGGTTCATGACCCCCGAGGGGGCGCGCTGGCTCGCGGGCAAGGCGCGCGAGCTCACTGGGCGCTGGCCCACGCACGTCGCCGTCACGCATTACCACTCCGACCACATCAACGGCGTCGCCGCGTATCGTGACGAGGGGGCGAAGCCCGCCATGCTCGTCACCGACGAGACGCGCGGGGCGGTGCTCGGCGCCGTCCTGCCGCAGGTGACCCCCGCCGACGAGGCGCGGCGCGAGGCACTGGCGCAGTCGGTTGCTCCTGGCGGCGATCCGGCCACGATCGACCTCGGCGGGCGCTCGGTGCGGCTCGTGAGGCGCCGCGGGCATACGCCGAGCGATGTCACGGTCGAGGTGGACGACCCGTCGATCGTCTTCACCGGCGACCTGGTGTGGAACGCCATGTTCCCCAACTTCGTCGATGCGATGCCGACGGCGCTCGCCGACGCGACGCGCGCGCTGCGCCGCACGCGGGCGACGACGTACGTCCCCGGGCATGGCGGCGTGGCCACCGATGCCGACGTCGGGCGCTACCTGGCAATGCTGGGCGAGGTGGAGCAGGCCGCGCGCGCCGCGCACACCCGCGGGACGCCGGCCGCGGCGGCGGCAGCGGGCTTCGCCCTGCCGCCGGCGTTAGGCGAGTGGGCGCTCTTCAACAAGGTCTTCTTCGAGCGGGCGTTCGCGGCGTGGTACCGCGAACTCGGCGCCGGTGATGGCGCCAGACGGTAGCGCCGCGCGCGGGGGGCCGCGGCACCCGCCCGAGCTCCCCGCCGAGCCGGACGTGATCGTCATTGGCGGTGGAACGGCGGGCGCTGCCGCCGCGCGCCTCCTCGCCACCTGGGGGCACCTCGTCGTCCTGCTCGAGCGCGAGGGAACGCGCGCCCCGCTCGCCGAATCGCTCCCCCCGAGCTGCGTCCCCCTTCTGGAGACGATCGGCGTGCGCGCCGCCGTCGAGGGGGCGGGCTTCCTGCGCTGCACGGGCAACACCGCCTGGTGGGGGGGCGAACCGATGCGCGTCGAGACGTTCCCCGGCGGACGGCTGGGCTTCCAGGTCGTGCGCGGGAAGCTGGAGGAGGTGCTGGGGGGGCGCGCGACGGCGGCCGGGGTGGTGCGCGTGCAGCCGGCGACGGTGTTGCGCGTCGATCGCGAGGGCGACGTGAACGTGGTGGACGTCGCGCTGGCCAGCGGACGCCACTCCCTCCGCGCCCCGTGGGTCCTCGATTGCAGCGGGCGGGCGGGGGTCGTGGCGCGCAGCCACCGCGTCCCCGCCCCGGACGGGGTTCGCACCGTCGCCCTCATCGACGTGTGGGAGAAGCCGTTCGGGTGGGCGCTCCCCGACGAATCGCACACGCTCGTGGAGAGCGCGACGTGGGGGTGGGGGTGGTCGGTCCCGGTGACGCGCGAACGACGCTTCGTCACCATGATGGTCGATCCCGTGGCCACGCAGCTGACGGGCGATGAGGGGCTGGCCGCTCGCTATGCGGAGCTGCTCGCGTCGCTTCCGGCGTTGGGCGAACTGTCCCGCGGGGCGCGTTGCAGCGGTGCGCCGTGGGCGTACGAGGCCACGCCCTACCATAGTCTTGACGTCGCCTTCCCGGGGCTCCTGCTCGTCGGCGACGCGGCGAGCGCCATCGACCCGCTCTCCTCCTATGGAGTGAAGAAGGCACTCGCCTCCGCCTGGCTCGCCGCCGTGACGGTACACACGGCTTTCGTCTCGCCGGAGCACGCCCCGCTGGCCGCCGACTTCTTCTCCGAGCGCGAGCGCGCCTACGTGCAGAGCGCGACGCAGGGGCTGCGCGGGCTCTCTCGCGAGGCGGAACCCGGGGGGAGCGCGGTCCCCTTCTGGTCGGCACGCGCGGAGTTGGAGGGGGGGAACGAGGCGGAGCTTTCCGGCCAGGCTTCGGTCGAGCGCCTGCGTCACGACCCTGCGGTCCTCGCCGCTTTCGAGACGCTGCGGCAGGCACCCGCCATTCGGCTCGTCCCATCGGACGGGGGGCGCCGCGTGCTGCGCCCCGTCGTGCGCGGCAACGTCGTCGTCCCGGAGGAGCACCTCGTCCTGCCCGGGGACGAGGTGGCGGTGCGCTACCTGCGCAGCGTCGACTTGCTGGCGCTGCTCGATGTCGCCAGCCGCCATGACGACGTGGGGGCGATGTATGCGCAGTTCGCCCGCCTCATGGGTCCTATCCCCCTCCCCGACTTCCTGGGGGCGCTGAGTGTGCTGGTGGGGAAGGGGTTCGCTCGTCTTGCTTGACATCACCCGGTTTCGCCCGTAGAACAGGCGGAACGCGTCGACAGGGGACACATGGCGTTGGGTAGCTTCCTAACGAGGGTCGCTGGAGTGGCGAGCGCGCTGGCGGCAGTGGCGCCGCTCGCGCACGCGCAGCCGCAGCGCCCGCAGGCCGATACCGGCGGATTCGTCATCTCCGACCCGCTGGTCGTGAGCAAGTGCCAGAAATGCCACGCCCGCGATTCGACCGGGCACATGGGGCGCCTCTCCTACCTGCGCAAGACGCCGGAAGGGTGGGAGGCCTCGGTGCGCCGGATGGCGTCGCTGGCCGACGTCAAGCTGCAGCCGACGGACGCGCGGGCGATCGTGAAGTACCTCGCCAACAAGCAGGGGCTCGCCCCGGCGGAGGTGCGCGACGCGCGCTTCGAGATGGAGCGGCGCTTCATGGACTTCCGCTACACGGGCGACGCCGTCACCGAACGCACGTGCCGCGCCTGTCATTCGGTGGGGCGCGTGATGTTGCAGCGCCGCACGAAGACCGAATGGGAGCTGCTGATCGCGACGCACCGCGGCTACTACCCCAACTCCGACTTCCAGGCCTTCCGCCGTTCGGGGCCGTCGAGCGACAGCGCGCCGGCACCGCACCCCATGGACCAGGCCATCGGGCACCTGTCCAAGGCGTTTCCGCTGCAGACCCCCGAGTGGACCGCGTGGTCGGCGACGATGCGACCGGCCCCCATGGAAGGGAGCTGGCTCCTCTCGGGCTACGAGGTCGGGCGCGGGGCGCTGTTCGGGCGGCTGACGGTGCGCAAGGTTCCGGGGACGGATGACGAGTTCACGTCGCGTGCCGTGTACCGCTTTGCATCTGGCGGCGACCCGGTGGTGCGCGAAGGCAAGTCGGTGGTCTACACCGGGCACCAGTGGCGCGGGCGCTCGGCGGCACCGGGCACCAGCGCCGATTCCTCGTGGCGCGAGGTGATGTCGGTGGAGCCCGGCTGGCAGGAGATGTCGGGGCGCTGGTTCCGCGGCGGCTACGACGAGTTTGGCATCGACATCTCGGCGCAACGCATCAGTGGGGGGACGGTGGTGGCCGGGGTGGTCCCCAAGGCGCTCAAGCGCGGTGCGCGCGACGTCGAACTGACGGTCTTCGGCGCCAACCTCCCGCGCAGCGTCTCGACCGGGACCATCGACTTCGGCCCCGGGATCACCGCCACGCGCGTCGTGCGGTCGAGCCCCGACGAGATCGTGGTTCGCGTCAACGTCGACAGCGCGGCGCGCGTGGGGAATCGCGACCTCGTGGTGGGCGGGGCCTCGCTCAAGGAAGCGGTCGTCGCCTACGACAAGGTCGACCGGATCCGCGTGTCCCCCAACTCGAACATGGCGCGCGTCGGTGGCGTGCGCTTCCCCAAGCAGTTCGCGCAGTTCGAGGCGTTAGGCATCTCGTACGGCCCCGACGGCAAGCCCGATACCGCCGACGACATCTCCGTCGGCACGGTGCCGGTGACCTGGAGCCTCGAGGAGTACGGCGTGACGTTCAAGGACGATGACGTGCGCTGGGTCGGGTCGCTCGACCAGCGCGGCGTCTTCACCCCGGCGGTCGACGGACCCAATCCCGATCGCGCCGGGTCGCGCAACAACATCGGCGACGTGTACGTCGTGGCGACGTACCAGCTGCCGGGCGGCGCGCGTCCCATCAAGGCCCGCTCCCTCCTGATCGTCACCGTCCCGTTGTACATGCGGTGGGAACCCGCGAGGACTGCCCCCTGATGCTGCTGCGTCGCGCCGAGTTCCACACGTTCAGCGCCGATGGGGCGCCGCACGTCTACCTGATCCCGTCGGCCGCGGTCTTCCGCCTCGACGGGGCGTCGGCGGCCGTGCTCGACACGCTCGCCAGCGAAGACCTGGCGCCGGCGGCGCTCGCCGATCGCCTGGCCGATCGCTTTCCGCGCCCGCTGGTGCAGGAGACGGTCGACGAGCTGCTGGCCGCGCAGGCGATCCGCACGATCGCCGAGCCGGTCCCGGCGCCACGGGCCGACGGCGCTCGCGCCGGAGGCGTCGGTACAGCCGGGCCGCGCAAGCGCATCCCGCTCACGACGCTCGTCCTCAACGTGACGAGCAAGTGCAACCTCAGCTGCAAGTACTGCTACGAGTACGGCGAGGATCGCATCAGTGAGCCGGCCACCAAGCCGCGCTTCATGAGCGAGGAGACGGCGCGCCAGAGCGTCGACTTCATGCTCGCCGAGTCGGGGAACCAGAAGGCGGTGCACCTCACCTTCTTTGGCGGCGAGACGCTCCTCAACTTCAAGGTGCTGCAGTACGCGCTGCGCTACGCGAAGGAGAAGGCGGGCGAACTGGGCAAGACGGTCGATGCGAGCCTGACGACCAACGCCACGCTGCTGCGCGAGGAGATCATCGACTGGATGGTGGCCGAGAACGTCGGCGTGACCGTGTCGATGGACGGGGCACAGGAGCAGCAGGACAAGCTGCGCGTCTTTGCCAACGGGGCGGGGAGCTACGACGTCGTCATCCCGCGCGTGAAGGAGCTGCTGCGCCGCCACACGCGGCGTCCCATCGGGGCGCGTGTGACGCTCACGAAGGACAACCTCCGGGTGCGCGAGATCTATCGCCACCTCAAGGAGGAGATCGGCTTCTGGGAGGTGGGCTTCGCCCCGGTCACCACCAAGTGGCAGCGCGACTACGCCATCGCCGACGAAGGGTTCGAGACCATGCTCGGCGAGTTCCAGCTCCTGGCGCAGGAATACCTCGAGACCTCGCTGCAGGGGCGTCACCATGGCTTCTCCAACGTGCGCGACACGCTGGAGGAGATCCACAAGGGAGTCGCCAAGGCTTATCCCTGCGGCGCCGGGCTCGGGCTGCTGGGTGTGGCGACCGACGGCGACGTCGCGCTCTGCCACCGCTTCGCCGGCTCCGACAGCCACAAGCTGGGGACCGTCACCGGCGGGATCGACCACGAGCTGCAGGACGACTACCTGCGCAAGCATCACATCGACAACAAGACCGACTGCCGC
The window above is part of the Gemmatimonadota bacterium genome. Proteins encoded here:
- a CDS encoding MBL fold metallo-hydrolase — its product is MDDLVTRRRFLADGVTCTAHLALAAALAPDAVRRLWAQARSGVVIATEPFGRLEQVAEGVWALISTPLGGSFVTVANGGLIAGKSGVLAIEGFMTPEGARWLAGKARELTGRWPTHVAVTHYHSDHINGVAAYRDEGAKPAMLVTDETRGAVLGAVLPQVTPADEARREALAQSVAPGGDPATIDLGGRSVRLVRRRGHTPSDVTVEVDDPSIVFTGDLVWNAMFPNFVDAMPTALADATRALRRTRATTYVPGHGGVATDADVGRYLAMLGEVEQAARAAHTRGTPAAAAAAGFALPPALGEWALFNKVFFERAFAAWYRELGAGDGARR
- a CDS encoding FAD-dependent monooxygenase, translating into MAPDGSAARGGPRHPPELPAEPDVIVIGGGTAGAAAARLLATWGHLVVLLEREGTRAPLAESLPPSCVPLLETIGVRAAVEGAGFLRCTGNTAWWGGEPMRVETFPGGRLGFQVVRGKLEEVLGGRATAAGVVRVQPATVLRVDREGDVNVVDVALASGRHSLRAPWVLDCSGRAGVVARSHRVPAPDGVRTVALIDVWEKPFGWALPDESHTLVESATWGWGWSVPVTRERRFVTMMVDPVATQLTGDEGLAARYAELLASLPALGELSRGARCSGAPWAYEATPYHSLDVAFPGLLLVGDAASAIDPLSSYGVKKALASAWLAAVTVHTAFVSPEHAPLAADFFSERERAYVQSATQGLRGLSREAEPGGSAVPFWSARAELEGGNEAELSGQASVERLRHDPAVLAAFETLRQAPAIRLVPSDGGRRVLRPVVRGNVVVPEEHLVLPGDEVAVRYLRSVDLLALLDVASRHDDVGAMYAQFARLMGPIPLPDFLGALSVLVGKGFARLA
- the peaA gene encoding quinohemoprotein amine dehydrogenase subunit alpha, with protein sequence MALGSFLTRVAGVASALAAVAPLAHAQPQRPQADTGGFVISDPLVVSKCQKCHARDSTGHMGRLSYLRKTPEGWEASVRRMASLADVKLQPTDARAIVKYLANKQGLAPAEVRDARFEMERRFMDFRYTGDAVTERTCRACHSVGRVMLQRRTKTEWELLIATHRGYYPNSDFQAFRRSGPSSDSAPAPHPMDQAIGHLSKAFPLQTPEWTAWSATMRPAPMEGSWLLSGYEVGRGALFGRLTVRKVPGTDDEFTSRAVYRFASGGDPVVREGKSVVYTGHQWRGRSAAPGTSADSSWREVMSVEPGWQEMSGRWFRGGYDEFGIDISAQRISGGTVVAGVVPKALKRGARDVELTVFGANLPRSVSTGTIDFGPGITATRVVRSSPDEIVVRVNVDSAARVGNRDLVVGGASLKEAVVAYDKVDRIRVSPNSNMARVGGVRFPKQFAQFEALGISYGPDGKPDTADDISVGTVPVTWSLEEYGVTFKDDDVRWVGSLDQRGVFTPAVDGPNPDRAGSRNNIGDVYVVATYQLPGGARPIKARSLLIVTVPLYMRWEPARTAP
- the peaB gene encoding quinohemoprotein amine dehydrogenase maturation protein codes for the protein MLLRRAEFHTFSADGAPHVYLIPSAAVFRLDGASAAVLDTLASEDLAPAALADRLADRFPRPLVQETVDELLAAQAIRTIAEPVPAPRADGARAGGVGTAGPRKRIPLTTLVLNVTSKCNLSCKYCYEYGEDRISEPATKPRFMSEETARQSVDFMLAESGNQKAVHLTFFGGETLLNFKVLQYALRYAKEKAGELGKTVDASLTTNATLLREEIIDWMVAENVGVTVSMDGAQEQQDKLRVFANGAGSYDVVIPRVKELLRRHTRRPIGARVTLTKDNLRVREIYRHLKEEIGFWEVGFAPVTTKWQRDYAIADEGFETMLGEFQLLAQEYLETSLQGRHHGFSNVRDTLEEIHKGVAKAYPCGAGLGLLGVATDGDVALCHRFAGSDSHKLGTVTGGIDHELQDDYLRKHHIDNKTDCRTCWARSLCAGGCYHEAHTRYGSTEQPNLHYCDWIRRWSATCLEVYATLAARRPEFLRQFDA